A single genomic interval of Carassius carassius chromosome 24, fCarCar2.1, whole genome shotgun sequence harbors:
- the LOC132103062 gene encoding TYRO protein tyrosine kinase-binding protein-like: MRKILYLMVPMNGLLADFVEGNQDCTSCYQLDTGVAFGIITCDIILTLLIALSVYCFFSHQKRRGSLHTHARYCGSGRAKTHQPSIKTKTIEMESPYQELSGVQSDIYSDLQQYRK, from the exons ATGAGAAAGATTCTATACCTGATGGTCCCCATGAACGGACTACTCG CTGACTTTGTTGAGGGGAATCAAG ACTGCACTTCATGTTACCAGTTGGACACTGGAGTAGCTTTTGGGATCATCACTTGTGACATCATCCTCACACTCCTCATTGCTCTCTCAGTCTATTGTTTCTTTTCCCATCAGAAAAGAAGAGGCAGTTTACATACACATGCCAGATACTGTGGGTCAG GTAGAGCAAAAACTCACCAGCCATCGATAAAGACAAAGACAATTGAAATGGAATCACCTTATCAG GAGCTTTCTGGAGTCCAGTCAGACATATACAGTGATCTTCAGCAGTATCGGAAATGA
- the LOC132103497 gene encoding uncharacterized protein LOC132103497 — MELTNDPLCEPSASEANLHNEQLPLLDRLSPSEAPLDSFVHGKEASEGTEPNRGLELKLDIYVPAPPIIEHVTPVEETVEHCALPVATEEESPKPEAVKEGSDKTANFESFHCKNQTSLAESSSNTVIEVGCEQAFNETSSSDCMAESSMPVETISSNETPKSCGNIKLSTGSTVDNANRKIIPPKKDKFNPLKIDMAKVIPLTSSQLSLQCLECHIIFSDSKSKERHLKMNHPAEYQQCMLGDALFTCYVCDQHFTTSTELMAHQRTHTGNERFKCPFCSEAFYRSCELTSHKKKIHFSKHGYTCSECGKPFKTFTLLRYHQRAHTEEKPFVCIHKHCGRKFSASKSLQHHLEKHQKEDNQDNQTNASANPKKKRDKGKNVRKFPCSQCAAVFKTSKAQLLHIRNKHSQESQSSNVMVPQLKPTGLALTQTANGQSQTLIIETVGQTERMDKLDPVQIKRLIEKLGNVQKVNQLVILPLQPQNFGSPHQQPLMQPLHVNFTKSTIQPTQCKKSDTDSKTERINLQLSAEIGDLQQKENVLSQEGANISSENSETQVTAVELTQTEVQTEMDEIHLELIPVQTDTSVLLDQTSLQSKKPQNDSVNEMAQIAEEFFPFTQGIAALATNNEQPLIPQPETAKTHHVEEDNVPVDTVVLEETVTHVDMSCPAQMLNSTVLLVESESLVVSKPCNIVKLTEPQEFQEIQAQKDRSESEKEPSMPVEPHSQPNSLNSVQNDTVIDLQQSSVLTQDKTRASLQDFPFVQKKLPTKKKKSKKQLADKIETKEASKVCDGQLASTKKVNTSSKVITKKSQKANSKKLVVKFGPSEKKKSSKPKVVITSKTKQNQNQQISDQDQVPILSQHVNKLDLYQKVQKDKKGKEIESPSEAAVKTTGQITNSLDTVLAETEATKQGKSQNRKIKNQISLDKKANSVQEAHQNETLVPVQKKKKQGKKSEDKCPKKPKVRKTQSDDFKKNTHKLPNHKVTKGKSRPDVIDLAHIDKQALLLLKGHKQPQLKVHKLDATELEKSPPNKCDKVLKKTRKTTIKSLNIAHQKKTKSGEMPSVEKSPGSVSTKPKIVRKRKAPTKTDQEIALSPPYFQITLGCQDCGKTFSEVSALQEHMASWHSAGKVSFPDETFDVAKKRIIRPGPNETCISPNVFEIQVATDWDMETEVGEIVRERLSFPALSPSPSLTLASGGVEGKEQAGVKDFEGIVSGLKQPPEQNPLEACEIPSQASTPALGKRIVTQEHTNNTSENVSEKAQSNRVESITETSCAQLKDAAEEEIKEELPSEVNLVMVGENHVEDNHNTHNVSGDSQELENEVHNRSSQSAKDVSVELTHNFLTEPEIKQEEEEVLVRRVDDHKRVMGEHSALGGKKAVGRSRSKRPFGRRTSIENRSKKKIEGNKEPQECQVLYHLCMLDTPEGKSKENDKNGVNASETCQPLSSEEGPEEQVVFELDSVTTSVMDIVNSGDSSFEESRELVRDGSSPGIILEKFLTARERNMENPNTQSQIRFSLKASSSLDTSKVTSANTSADVKVEERSSNLAQNSLISSESGAMRGVQMFFVKAEDHLTSNEMFQAIQPMDHHRVTCQDGTSSDSHVVPLQSYSKQCIFYPVKEEEREHLVEPPQVYQTFLNLGELAGTSSGIEECEEVRVGSVQMDMQHLYTAPEEGDVSAEQQRTQGFLEFLSENSDTDDADNVHSEPEAETIVMSCYHGIQSTGTVHQSGVERCGPSGRTNMGASPTRHTEPERQLNWKPINYFNQYFSLDTWNEIAVCTRETSKLPNLVTEKEVAQYVGIHIAMGTLKFPSTKLYWEDCTQVPLISDAMSASKFCELARKLKLASSGGASVETSSDQESEERNRDQPGQSNEAHSNGEAHNCTNLKTDPLWKVMPLIRRVQDCCRALKRHGNYGVDQYPLPFQRHPTHSLLHTVVINGEGLVVDFILSVDDSNREDVVEKMVSRGKERNEGMVFLCKSDLSTPSMLEHLLAAGVQSAGKVGGARGQIGDEFVSSDGKLKLFRCHHGFILSAVVKEKPRSTSLVSGFERAIKVVNLNRDLRSLYRTPCTNSAISAWPQSVLWDLIDLVLVNAWIQYNQDYSHITDLLSLMAFRLEVAKALILSSGVDAQDSSTPCPPAPKLHGPDTNTRPSQVHETPLPDEHTRFDGFGHWPEQLAEGKEARRCRFGGCERTSHVRCLKCCVFLCISRNHNCFLKFHSEGSS; from the exons ATGGAACTTACTAATGACCCACTCTGTGAACCATCTGCTTCTGAAGCAAATCTGCACAATGAGCAGCTTCCACTTTTAGACCGCCTGTCTCCTTCGGAAGCACCATTAGATAGTTTTGTACATGGAAAAGAGGCTTCAGAGGGTACAGAACCAAACCGTGGCCTTGAGTTGAAGCTAGACATCTATGTCCCGGCACCACCAATAATAGAGCATGTAACACCTGTAGAGGAAACAGTGGAGCATTGTGCACTTCCTGTAGCAACAGAAGAGGAAAGCCCAAAACCTGAAGCCGTTAAAGAGGGATCAGATAAAACTGCCAACTTTGAAAGCTTTCATTGCAAAAATCAGACAAGTCTGGCTGAGTCGAGTTCGAATACTGTGATAGAAGTGGGATGTGAGCAGGCATTCAATGAAACAAGCTCATCAGACTGTATGGCTGAAAGTAGTATGCCCGTAGAGACGATAAGCTCAAATGAAACACCAAAAAGTTGTGGCAATATTAAACTATCAACTGGAAGTACAGTAGACAATGCCAACAGAAAGATCATCCCTCCAAAGAAGGACAAATTTAACCCTTTGAAAATTGACATGGCCAAAGTAATACCTCTCACCT CATCCCAACTCTCACTGCAGTGCCTAGAATGTCACATCATCTTCAGTGACTCCAAAAGCAAAGAACGGCACCTTAAAATGAACCACCCTGCAGAATatcagcaatgcatgctgggagatgCTCTCTTTACTTGCTATGTTTGTGATCAGCATTTCACCACATCCACAGAGCTCATGGCCCAtcaacgcacacacacaggtaaCGAGCGATTCAAGTGCCCTTTTTGTAGTGAGGCTTTCTACAGATCCTGTGAACTAacaagtcacaaaaaaaaaattcacttcagCAAACATGGATACACCTGTTCAGAGTGTGGCAAGCCTTTCAAAACCTTTACTTTGCTCAGATACCACCAACGGGCACACACAGAGGAAAAGCCTTTTGTTTGCATACACAAACACTGTGGTAGAAAGTTTTCTGCATCAAAGTCTCTTCAGCACCACTTAGAAAAACATCAGAAAGAAGATAACCAGGATAACCAGACAAATGCTTCAGCCAATCCAAAGAAAAAGAGGGATAAAG GGAAAAATGTGAGGAAATTCCCATGTTCACAGTGTGCTGCAGTCTTCAAGACTTCTAAAGCACAACTTCTTCACATCAGAAATAAACACTCTCAAGAGTCACAAAGTAGTAATGTGATGGTGCCACAACTAAAGCCAACTGGACTTGCTCTGACACAGACCGCAAATGGACAATCACAGACTCTCATCATTGAAACTGTTGGACAAACAGAGCGAATGGATAAGCTGGATCCTGTGCAAATAAAAAGGCTAATTGAGAAACTTGGGAATGTACAGAAAGTGAATCAGTTGGTTATATTGCCCTTGCAGCCACAAAACTTTGGGTCCCCCCATCAACAACCATTAATGCAACCATTACATGTGAATTTTACTAAATCAACCATTCAGCCAACGCAATGTAAGAAATCTGACACAGACTCAAAAACAGAGCGAATTAACCTTCAGTTGTCTGCAGAAATTGGAGATTTGCAACAAAAGGAAAACGTTCTATCACAAGAGGGAGCAAATATTTCATCAGAAAACTCAGAGACCCAAGTAACAGCTGTTGAACTGACACAAACAGAGGTCCAAACAGAAATGGATGAAATTCACCTTGAACTTATACCAGTACAGACTGATACTTCAGTTTTGCTGGATCAAACATCTTTACAGAGTAAAAAACCCCAGAATGATTCTGTTAATGAAATGGCACAAATAGCAGAGGAATTTTTTCCATTCACACAAGGCATTGCAGCTTTGgcaacaaacaatgaacaacctttAATTCCTCAACCGGAAACTGCAAAGACTCATCATGTGGAGGAGGACAATGTGCCAGTTGATACAGTAGTATTGGAGGAAACAGTTACCCATGTAGACATGTCATGTCCTGCACAAATGCTAAATTCAACAGTATTGTTAGTGGAATCTGAGTCACTGGTGGTAAGTAAACCGTGTAATATAGTCAAATTAACTGAACCTCAAGAATTTCAGGAAATCCAAGCTCAAAAGGACCGATCTGAATCAGAGAAAGAGCCATCCATGCCAGTGGAACCACATTCTCAGCCCAATTCTCTCAACAGTGTGCAGAATGACACCGTAATTGACCTTCAACAAAGCTCTGTGCTTACACAAGACAAGACTAGAGCCAGCTTACAGGATTTCCCTTTTGTACAGAAGAAACttccaacaaagaaaaaaaaatctaagaaacaATTGGCTGACAAAATAGAGACTAAGGAAGCAAGTAAAGTATGTGATGGTCAGCTAGCCTCAACCAAGAAAGTTAATACTTCATCAAAAGTAATTACTAAAAAAAGTCAAAAGGCAAATAGCAAAAAGCTTGTTGTCAAATTCGGACCAAGTGAGAAGAAAAAATCCTCTAAACCGAAGGTGGTAATAAcctcaaaaaccaaacaaaaccagAACCAGCAAATTAGTGATCAAGATCAAGTTCCTATATTGTCTCAGCATGTCAATAAACTGGATTTATACCAAAAAGTGCAAAAAGATAAAAAAGGAAAGGAGATTGAAAGTCCTTCAGAAGCAGCAGTGAAGACAACGGGTCAAATTACTAATTCATTAGACACTGTTTTGGCAGAAACAGAAGCAACAAAACAAGGGAAATCCCAgaacagaaaaataaagaatcaaaTAAGTTTGGACAAGAAGGCAAACTCAGTCCAGGAGGCTCACCAAAATGAAACACTGGTACCTgtacaaaagaaaaagaagcagGGAAAGAAATCTGAAGACAAATGTCCCAAGAAACCCAAGGTTAGGAAGACCCAAAGTGATGACTTTAAGAAGAATACCCACAAATTACCCAATCATAAAGTTACAAAGGGAAAATCTAGACCTGATGTTATAGACCTGGCTCACATAGATAAACAAGCTTTGCTCTTATTAAAAGGCCACAAGCAGCCTCAGCTGAAGGTGCATAAGTTGGATGCTACTGAACTCGAGAAATCACCCCCAAACAAGTGTGATAAGGTActgaaaaaaacaagaaaaacaacaatCAAATCCTTGAATATAGCACACCAAAAGAAAACTAAATCAGGTGAAATGCCCTCTGTTGAGAAAAGCCCTGGTTCTGTGTCTACAAAGCCCAAAATTGTACGGAAACGCAAAGCTCCTACAAAGACAGACCAGGAAATTGCCTTGAGCCCCCCGTATTTTCAAATTACCCTTGGGTGCCAGGACTGTGGAAAGACATTCTCAGAAGTGTCTGCTTTACAGGAACACATGGCATCCTGGCATTCAGCTGGAAAGGTGTCCTTCCCAGATGAAACatttgatgttgctaaaaaaCGAATCATAAGACCTGGTCCTAATGAAACATGTATTTCCCCTAATGTCTTTGAAATTCAAGTTGCAACCGATTGGGACATGGAGACTGAGGTGGGGGAGATTGTGAGAGAAAGACTATCATTCCCAGCGTTAAGTCCGTCTCCTTCTTTGACACTTGCTTCTGGTGGTGTTGAAGGAAAGGAACAAGCAGGAGTCAAAGATTTTGAAGGAATTGTTTCTGGACTTAAGCAGCCTCCTGAGCAGAATCCTTTAGAAGCTTGTGAGATTCCTTCCCAGGCTTCAACCCCAGCCTTAGGCAAAAGAATTGTGACCCAGGAGCACACAAATAATACTAGTGAGAATGTGTCAGAAAAAGCACAGAGTAATCGGGTCGAGTCTATCACAGAAACATCTTGCGCTCAACTCAAAGATGCAGCAGAGGAAGAAATTAAAGAAGAACTGCCTTCAGAGGTTAATTTAGTAATGGTTGGTGAAAACCATGTGGAAGACAATCATAACACTCATAATGTTTCAGGTGACTCTCAAGAGCTTGAAAATGAAGTGCACAATCGAAGTTCTCAGTCTGCAAAAGATGTCAGTGTAGAATTGACTCATAATTTTCTTACTGAACCAGagataaagcaagaagaagaggaGGTACTTGTACGTAGAGTTGATGATCATAAAAGAGTGATGGGAGAACATTCTGCATTAGGAGGTAAGAAAGCAGTCGGAAGAAGCCGTAGCAAGAGACCATTTGGAAGAAGAACTAGCATAGAAAACAgaagtaaaaagaaaatagaaggaAATAAGGAGCCACAAGAATGCCAAGTTCTCTATCATCTGTGTATGCTTGATACTCCGGAGGGAAAGAGCAaagaaaatgacaagaatggagtTAATGCCTCTGAAACTTGTCAACCATTGTCTTCTGAGGAGGGTCCTGAGGAACAGGTTGTTTTTGAGTTGGATTCTGTTACCACAAGTGTAATGGATATTGTAAACTCTGGAGACAGTTCATTTGAAGAATCTAGAGAGCTAGTTCGAGACGGAAGTTCACCTGGAATCATACTGGAAAAGTTCTTGACTGCTCGGGAGAGAAATATGGAAAATCCAAACACCCAAAGTCAGATTAGG TTCTCATTAAAGGCAAGCTCCTCGTTGGATACCAGTAAAGTGACTTCGGCTAACACATCAGCTGATGTGAAAGTAGAAGAACGTTCATCAAATTTGGCTCAAAACAGTCTGATTTCTTCTGAGAGTGGTGCTATGCGAGGAGTACAAATGTTTTTTGTCAAAGCAGAAGACCACTTGACTTCAAATGAGATGTTTCAGGCAATCCAGCCCATGGATCATCATCGCGTTACATGCCAAG ATGGCACCTCTTCGGACTCTCATGTAGTACCCCTGCAGTCCTACAGCAAGCAATGCATATTTTATCCTGTTAAGGAGGAAGAGAGGGAACATTTAGTTGAGCCTCCTCAAGTGTATCAGACATTCTTGAATTTGGGGGAACTTGCAG GGACTTCATCTGGAATTGAAGAATGTGAGGAAGTCAGGGTAGGTTCGGTACAAATGGACATGCAACATCTATATACAGCACCTGAAGagg GTGATGTTAGTGCTGAACAGCAAAGAACTCAAGGCTTTTTAGAATTCCTTTCAGAGAATTCAGACACGGATGATGCTGATAATGTCCACTCTGAACCAGAAGCTGAAACCATTGTGATGTCCTGTTACCATGGAATACAGAGTACTGGTACAGTACATCAAAGTGGTGTAGAGAGATGTGGTCCAAGTGGTAGAAC AAACATGGGTGCCTCTCCAACAAGACACACAGAACCAGAGAGGCAGCTCAACTGGAAGCCCATTAACTACTTTAATCAGTATTTTAGTTTGGACACATGGAATGAAATTGCTGTTTGCACAAGGGAAACATCAAAACTGCCAAACCTCGTTACAGAAAAAGAGGTTGCACAGTATGTGGGAATCCACATAGCAATGGGAACTCTGAAG TTTCCAAGCACAAAGCTCTACTGGGAAGATTGCACACAAGTACCTCTAATATCCGATGCCATGTCAGCTTCAAAATTCTGTGAGCTTGCTCGTAAATTGAAGCTGGCCAGTTCTGGTGGAGCTTCAGTCGAAACGAGTAGTGATCAGGAGTCTGAAGAAAGGAATAGAGACCAGCCAGGACAGAGTAATGAAGCTCACAGTAATGGGGAGGCACATAATTGCACAAACTTAAAGACAGATCCTTTGTGGAAGGTAATGCCGTTGATAAGAAGAGTTCAAGACTGTTGTCGGGCACTGAAGCGACATGGAAACTATGGAGTCGACCAGTACCCCCTTCCCTTTCAAAGACACCCAACCCATTCATTACTTCACACAGTTGTCATAAATGGTGAAGGATTGGTTGTGGACTTCATCTTGAGTGTAGACGACTCCAATAGAGAAGATGTAGTTGAGAAAATGGTCTCTAGAGGTAAGGAGAGAAATGAAGGGATGGTGTTTCTTTGCAAATCAGATCTTTCTACACCTTCTATGCTAGAGCATCTTCTAGCTGCTGGTGTGCAAAGTGCTGGCAAGGTTGGTGGGGCAAGAGGGCAAATAGGTGATGAGTTTGTGAGCTCGGATGGAAAACTCAAGCTTTTCAGATGTCATCATGGCTTTATACTTTCAGCAGTCGTAAAAGAAAAACCTCGTTCAACATCTCTTGTCAGTGGCTTTGAGCGAGCAATTAAGGTTGTAAATCTGAACCGTGACTTGAGAAGTCTTTATCGCACACCCTGCACAAACTCGGCAATCAGTGCTTGGCCGCAGTCTGTTCTCTGGGACTTGATCGATCTGGTTTTAGTAAATGCATGGATACAGTACAACCAAGATTACAGTCATATTACAGATCTGTTATCACTAATGGCATTTCGTTTGGAGGTGGCCAAAGCATTAATTCTCTCCAGTGGTGTTGACGCACAAGACTCATCAACTCCCTGCCCTCCTGCTCCAAAACTACATGGCCCAGATACAAACACAAGACCTTCTCAGGTTCATGAGACCCCTTTGCCTGATGAACATACACGGTTTGATGGCTTTGGGCACTGGCCAGAGCAGCTGGCAGAGGGCAAGGAGGCCAGGAGGTGTCGATTCGGGGGCTGTGAGAGGACATCACATGTGCGGTGTCTTAAATGCTGTGTGTTCCTGTGCATTTCTCGAAACCACAACTGCTTCCTGAAGTTTCACAGTGAGGGGTCTTCATGA
- the LOC132103049 gene encoding zinc finger protein 497-like — MDSDILNIEEIVMGGGEAAAPAELPSEKIEDTYTTSIQQHAPPPVIQSYQHESLQCFQCFITFCNSKAKERHMKKSHREEYKQQLQQCDTLFTCYVCDRTFPSSEELTQHQSTHNKEDKPFKCAHCQECFRTFSELTTHRRQVCPERQFVCKECNETFRSPGLLRNHRLAQHPVPMDGEDPEDSTKTYRCGKCGRGFEEEAELLQHQENHAGDRHCNGSAAIKRRGRPPKTEPVEKKAKQTNNEAEAEEPEETNHSEDASAKPATAEVKTGGRRGRPAKSTQEPKAEDDKAAMQIPCTECDLTFPSLAQLGAHKKEKHTQRKPHACGECEESFNRPEQLEAHMARAHSAGRHTCPTCGKSFGRESNLKAHQQSHGKEEKPVGKR; from the exons ATGGACTCTGACATACTGAATATAGAGGAGATAGTAATGGGTGGAGGAGAGGCTGCTGCCCCTGCTGAACTGCCCTCTGAGAAGATTGAGGATACCTACACCACCTCCATTCAGCAACATGCACCACCTCCTGTCATTCAGTCAT ACCAGCATGAAAGCCTCCAGTGTTTccaatgttttattacattctgCAACTCAAAAGCCAAGGAAAGGCATATGAAGAAGAGTCATCGGGAAGAGTACAAACAGCAGCTTCAACAG TGTGATACTCTTTTCACATGCTATGTGTGCGATCGAACCTTCCCCTCTTCTGAGGAACTGACACAACATCAGTCGACCCACAACAAGGAGGACAAGCCCTTCAAATGTGCACATTGCCAAGAATGTTTCCGCACATTCTCAGAG CTAACAACACATCGGCGGCAAGTATGTCCTGAACGTCAGTTTGTTTGCAAAGAATGCAACGAGACATTTCGAAGCCCTGGACTCTTGCGTAACCATCGTTTGGCCCAGCACCCCGTGCCCATGGACGGAGAGGATCCAGAGGATTCCACTAAGACCTACCGATGTGGTAAATGTGGCAGGGGATTTGAAGAAGAGGCAGAGCTCCTGCAACATCAGGAGAACCATGCAGGCGACCGGCACTGCAACGGTAGTGCCGCCATCAAACGTCGAGGGAGACCACCAAAAACTGAGCCAGTTGAGAAGAAAGCAAAGCAAACGAATAATGAGGCAGAAGCAGAGGAACCTGAGGAAACCAACCATTCAGAAGATGCTTCTGCAAAACCAGCCACAGCTGAAGTGAAGACAGGAGGAAGACGAGGACGCCCAGCCAAATCTACCCAGGAGCCCAAGGCAGAAGATGATAAAGCAGCTATGCAGATCCCTTGCACTGAATGTGACCTCACTTTCCCCAGCCTAGCGCAGCTTGGAGCACATAAGAAAGAGAAGCACACGCAGCGCAAGCCTCACGCCTGTGGAGAATGTGAAGAGAGTTTTAACCGACCTGAGCAGCTGGAGGCCCACATGGCAAGGGCACACAGTGCCGGCCGGCATACTTGCCCCACATGCGGAAAAAGCTTTGGCAGAGAAAGTAACCTGAAGGCTCATCAACAGAGTCATGGAAAAGAAGAAAAGCCAGTGGGAAAGAGATAA
- the LOC132103038 gene encoding zinc finger protein 408-like has protein sequence MSEFTLDIQLTELGFSNWNFPVCEPPSVKENILPTQNVTEKPEPETETPANGHEEACSVASASADKSFLQDHQYSTPFKDNSSSNRETAQSDSKIISTEHKDKVICSLWKRGRRLEGTEQGHDDVEQNGKEGKENKEQKYSELSQEASDLMTDDAMSSEEKTDEDAELVLTEDDVEEEDDDCEKEEDDDGDDGGVSWSETNGSGENEENRCHVCDLTFSSLFLLREHLNMHTGVRPYRCDECGKQFCQLVNYRTHLRSHSQKASIHCRVCSNVFETEEQLQQHLDTNHFEKEFYQCDFCKQIFTDLDVCKAHVEAHRQQAKRHLCLKCGTSFRLRNSLLRHLEWHSRGIFSCSDCDRTFSSKASLLRHSFSHLGVLPYTCLKCKRHFRLPSLYHNHECKPESIQCMACLVFFQSQEDFDKHKKDTGCWGHQGALSSKTDEIRCMECGQVFASIEELKKHGSTHQRVLKCAECGMGFRSSLMLMSHMGGHAGQRPCLCQDCGLGFPHQQGYDSHLKTCGVVTPPVAAVKKPKPKAGPSPQIIQQITPNIIIQTVARASTPATFPSSLKEVHMVPFGDKNKPADGRWKLTLNKQPPPGMPLVMLLPVSTTKYSSTSDPTQSSKNFLPSSLVLETPSSAPRVVSMPVVPYGTAISTEAEKDNVESRRTNIPSNTLIPEQIHDSSSKKRWTVLEDQGSLQVFGAENIKAGEQAAVVANQEMNITAQVGAENEQKTSNLKPNALCIKKTLQWSPSDTASLNLTCPVTPSCLKEEKDDSDSIKKRSSDLKDLDSLPVMAGVEVCAPLKRKSEKKTLDSSQTGSHNLVSDSSEITCHKKTSNDQIFFKEVVSSDRMCAESQMEFTMTGDKSENCLQGQNESGFDVEVEMNEDVESSSMEVEIGDEDSGVDMLEGMLHECVTCGQVLPEKNMIQHYMKHAADSPELSPNCASHTTEQSPPCSPSRKRLRSGTEF, from the exons ATGTCAGAGTTTACCCTCGATATCCAGCTGACAGAGTTGGGTTTTTCAAACTGGAATTTTCCTGTCTGTGAACCACCGAGTGTTAAAGAGAACATTTTGCCCACCCAGAATGTCACTGAAAAGCCAGAACCAGAGACTGAAACGCCTGCAAACGGTCATGAAGAAGCCTGCAGTGTTGCGAGTGCATCGGCGGACAAAAGCTTTCTACAGGACCATCAGTATTCCACTCCTTTCAAAGATAACTCTTCAAGTAATAGAGAAACCGCTCAAAGCGATTCCAAAATCATTTCCACAGAGCACAAGGATAAAGTCATTTGCAGTTTGTGGAAAAGAGGAAGAAGACTAGAGGGGACAGAACAGGGACATGATGACGTAGAGCAAAACGGGAAAGAGGGAAAGGAAAATAAGGAACAGAAATATTCAGAGTTGAGCCAGGAAGCCTCTGATCTCATGACAGATGATGCTATGTCTAGTGAGGAGAAGACAGACGAGGATGCAGAATTAGTTTTGACTGAGGATGATgttgaggaggaagatgatgattgTGAGAAGGAAGAAGATGATGATGGTGACGACGGTGGTGTTTCCTGGTCAG AGACAAATGGATCTGGAGAGAATGAAGAGAATCGCTGCCATGTATGTGATCTCACCTTCTCCTCTCTCTTCTTACTCAGAGAACATTTAAATATGCATACGGGTGTTCGCCCCTACCGCTGCGATGAATGTGGCAAGCAGTTCTGCCAGTTAGTCAATTACCGCACGCACCTTCGCTCCCACTCCCAGAAGGCCTCCATCCACTGTCGCGTTTGCTCAAACGTCTTTGAGACCGAGGAACAGCTCCAGCAGCACTTGGACACCAACCATTTTGAGAAAGAGTTCTATCAGTGTGATTTTTGCAAGCAGATTTTCACTGACTTGGACGTATGCAAGGCTCATGTCGAAGCACACAGGCAACAGGCAAAGCGACATTTGTGCCTCAAATGTGGCACCAGTTTTCGCCTTCGCAACTCGCTGCTCCGCCACCTAGAATGGCACAGCAGAGGCATCTTCTCCTGCTCGGACTGTGATCGGACCTTCTCCAGCAAGGCTTCTTTGTTACGCCACAGCTTCTCTCACTTGGGCGTCTTACCGTATACATGCCTGAAGTGCAAACGCCATTTCCGTTTGCCTTCTCTCTACCACAACCACGAGTGTAAGCCAGAGAGTATCCAGTGCATGGCGTGTTTGGTTTTCTTTCAGAGTCAGGAGGACTTTGATAAGCATAAGAAGGACACAGGATGCTGGGGTCATCAAGGGGCTTTGTCTTCCAAGACAGACGAGATCCGCTGCATGGAGTGTGGCCAAGTCTTTGCAAGCATTGAGGAATTAAAGAAGCATGGAAGCACTCACCAGAGGGTCCTAAAATGTGCTGAATGTGGGATGGGTTTCCGCTCGTCACTTATGCTTATGTCACACATGGGAGGGCATGCGGGACAGCGGCCATGTCTCTGCCAGGACTGTGGCCTGGGCTTCCCTCATCAACAGGGTTATGACAGCCACCTGAAGACATGTGGAGTTGTGACACCTCCAGTG GCTGCTGTGAAGAAACCAAAACCAAAAGCAGGTCCCTCTCCACAAATAATCCAACAAATAACTCCTAACATAATCATCCAGACTGTTGCTCGGGCATCAACGCCTGCTACATTCCCCAGTAGCTTGAAGGAAGTCCACATGGTTCCATTCGGGGACAAGAACAAGCCTGCTGATGGTAGGTGGAAGCTTACTTTAAATAAACAGCCTCCTCCAGGTATGCCTTTAGTCATGCTTCTGCCAGTTTCCACTACAAAGTACTCCTCTACCTCAGATCCTACCCAGAGCTCCAAAAACTTTTTACCATCCTCTCTGGTCTTAGAAACACCCTCATCTGCTCCACGTGTTGTTTCCATGCCGGTGGTCCCATACGGCACTGCCATTAGTACAGAGGCAGAGAAAGACAACGTAGAGTCCCGCAGAACCAACATTCCTTCAAATACACTCATTCCTGAGCAAATTCATGACAGTAGCTCAAAGAAGAGGTGGACCGTTTTAGAAGATCAGGGCTCTCTTCAAGTGTTTGGTGCAGAAAATATAAAGGCAGGTGAACAGGCTGCAGTAGTAGCAAATCAGGAAATGAACATTACTGCTCAAGTAGGAGCAGAGAATGAACAGAAAACTTCAAATTTGAAGCCTAATGCGCTGTGCATTAAAAAAACGCTTCAATGGAGTCCATCGGATACTGCATCTCTCAATCTCACATGCCCCGTGACACCATCATGCCTAAAGGAGGAGAAGGATGATAGTGACAGCATCAAGAAAAGGTCTTCAGATTTGAAGGACCTCGACTCCCTGCCTGTAATGGCAGGAGTAGAAGTTTGTGCccctttaaaaagaaaatcagaaAAGAAGACACTGGATTCTTCACAAACAGGGTCTCATAATCTAGTTTCAGATTCTTCGGAAATTACTTGCCACAAAAAGACCAGCAATGATCAGATATTTTTCAAAGAAGTGGTGTCATCTGACAGGATGTGTGCCGAGTCGCAAATGGAATTTACCATGACGGGGGACAAATCAGAAAACTGTCTGCAGGGGCAAAATGAATCTGGATTCGATGTAGAGGTGGAAATGAATGAAGATGTGGAGTCGAGCAGCATGGAAGTGGAGATTGGGGATGAAGACAGCGGAGTTGATATGTTGGAAGGTATGCTTCATGAGTGTGTGACCTGTGGACAAGTCCTTCCTGAAAAGAATATGATCCAGCACTACATGAAGCATGCGGCCGACAGTCCTGAGCTCTCTCCTAACTGTGCCTCTCACACTACAGAACAATCTCCTCCATGTAGTCCATCTAGAAAAAGACTACGATCTGGCACAGAGTTTTGA